One Tachysurus vachellii isolate PV-2020 chromosome 14, HZAU_Pvac_v1, whole genome shotgun sequence genomic window, ATCTGTAGCGCAAGTGCTGCTCTGTAGCGGTCTTCGCTCTTTACTAGGTAGCGCACTTCATCATGAATGCTGATACAGAAGCGCCCATCTATGTCATACTCCTCCATCAACCACTTCATGGCCACCAGCATCAGGTGAAGGTAGTCCACTGCTGAACTCTGCACCACCCAGTTCACCCGGCTAgtaatgaactaaaaaaaacacatactatATACATACTATTTGtttacaaacatgtacatatacacattaGAAAGAAGCCTTATTTATTGAAGCCTGAACCTTTTTTACCTATAGAGGTACATGTCTAGCATTGGTATTCCTTGAATGCAGCAGAGTGCTCCAAAAATTAAAAAGTGGTCAAGTTACATCTAGTGTCAGAAATATGTGTATCGTAAACAGCTAAATCTATTAATTAGTAAAGAGGTCTGATTTTTGTGGTTTAGAAATTAAAATACCTCATCTTTGACAGCATCTGGCTCCAGGGCTCGAGAGATTCTGCAGCCCAGCACAGGGGTGGCTGGCTGCTTTGAGTGAGCGATGCTCTCAagcttgttgaacatctcagATTCAGTGCCTCCTGTCCACACACGCCGTCCAAAAATATTCCATTTCTTCTTATTCCGAGATCTAAAAGAACAAGCAATTGCAGCTATTCAGCACAAGCTATGCTCATAAAAAGAAGTATGATCCATCCAATGTATCAGCTTACCTAGCTCAAAATCAAAGCCATTGACAAAAATTAAATACTGGCTTTATGACTTTGGATTCTTAAAACTAGAGGCAGAGATCTCACCTCTGGCCGAGCAGTTTTGAAATGCGGCGTAACTCTTCTCTGGACACAGTCCCATCTTCATCCCTCTTCACATCCACACCTAGTTCCTTAATTAGCCATTCTCCTTCCTCTGAGGGATAATACCTGTTTcaaattaataattcatttttcaGATAAATACGTCATTATTAAGACTGGTATAAATAATGAAGTCTCTACCTGCGCAGTCCTTTAGTGAGAGCATACATCTGGCATGCTTTGCTGGCTGCCTCAGCTTGGCTAAGTCGATGGTTGAACTGCATGAGTAGGCGCTCGGCAAAAGGCTGGCCAGCGCCGTAGATGCGGCCATAGTTGAATACTTTAGCGTGTTCCCGGCTGATGCCCACAGCATCTGCAGTGCGGCTGTGCAAGTCCGTGCCTTGACTCTTCTTCCCCTGCAAGGTCATCCAGCCAAACGCTGTGCAACCTGAAGggcaaaataaaaactatttttttcaaatatacaTGTCACTGAAACAcatctaatatttttatttttattcagtaacatgacaaatgtttaaaaaatttgtTGTGTGTAAGTGAGGCAGGATATTTGACTGGTAAGTGATATATGGCTAGACTTTTACACCACATGCATTTTTCTAACAACTGGATAATAAACACCAGTAAACACTGGTGCACTAAATGTCACTACATTCTTgccatttacaaaaaaacatatattcttagtatataatatatatgtctTAGAAATAATTAATTGCACAATAAGATTAGCACCATCAAGCAACaaagtcagttttttttatttcaagtcTAAAATACAGCTACTGAATAAATAGTTTTTCAAGTTACTGAGATAGTAGCAAGTAGGGCTACAGTTCTGAAGAAAAGTTTAAGAGCTCTGGAAAAATGCTGACCTGGAAAATCTAATTGTGACAATACTAATATAGCATATTGACAAATTGCTAGATTAGACACTTTGCTTTGGCTGCTGTAGATCATCTTTGGCTCAAATGGATCTGAACAAGCAAATCAATATGGCATCTTTTCTCACCATGCATGCCAGCAAAGTGAGATTCTCCTAGAACAGCAGCAATCCACAATTCCTGTGAGTCAACATCTGATCCAACCAGGTGATAACCAGGAGGCACCTGCACCATAGCTTTCAGTTCGCTGCCTACACGATCCCGCTGCAAAAACATTAAGATGTATTAGCTTTCAAAGGatcaaataattaatttctgtgttcatttttcttcagtgtATCATAGCTGACTTTGAGTAAGGACAAATTAATATTGCAGCATAGATGTCTCGATCTAAACGCCATACAACCTTGATGGTAATACAAGGGCTCTGAAAGCCTCAGGGATCTTAAATTGGTGATTGCTTTGTAATTAGACTTGTTTTAATTTTGGGGTCATACAATATGCATGTGCAAATTTTGAATAATTTGTCATTCCATGCACTATATCTACTTCCTGTATTTCTCCCATTTTTGAAGCAAGGTCACTGGGACAACTTTGATAAATACCTAAGGGGGTCTGAAAACCCACTGAGAGTAaaacttttaattaattttgtatGTATTATTTACAACCTATTCTTTTCCTGTTCACCCTTTTGGTTTATGCATTTTCTTagcttttttttacattttttttttcctttttgcaaATTTGCTCAACAAATTCACATAGGGTTTAGTCTTTTTGGACACCCTGTATGTGGAAAAACTCAACATGTCCTTTTCATTCTTACCCGTGCATTACTGGCGGTAAGCCATGTCGGTTCCACAGCTCTGCGGGTAACTGTCCCAGCAGTAATGACTTGCGGTATAATGGCACCATATTGCCCCTCTTCACTGTAGTCATTATGCCTGTGTAGGTcaaaaaatgattttagagaTGCAACCACAACATAATTACTAGAAGGTACAAAATTATCCTGACATACTTGATAACATTGCGAGGAAGTTCTCCCCTCCGTAGCCAGACGACCATCTGAGAactacacacagagaaagaaaaaaaaatcaataatgagTATACACAATAGTCTGAATATCTGATCACAGGGAACTTTATGGTATGGTACTGACAAAGCACTCAGGCGTACCTGATGCGCTTGTGGGCGTTTCTCCAAAATGAGATCATTTTGTTGATCTCCAGTGCACGTGCTGCATTGGCTTCTCCTCTGCCTGCCTGGAGGGTTCCGTCCTCCATTTTAGACAGAAAATCTTTAGAGAAGGGGCTGCCTACGTTATTCTCATTCCCATCCTGACACATAAGAGCATGGTCATTCTCCACAGGGTTATGACTGCACAGTAGGGATTCATATAATTTGTATACTGATAGTTGGAAAGAGGTGTCTCAAGTCACCTTATGAGGTAGCTTGAAGAACCAGCATCCAGGGATGTTGACATCATTGTATGGTCCATTTCCATGGTGATAGGGACACTCATGACTTGAGTCCAGACTCTGTGTTATCAGATAGACATAAACAAGGGAAATGGTATgctctacatttaaaaaattaatagaaTCAGAATGAAACATAATAtatcttcattaagatcttttAAGAGTTTAATATCGTAAGGGGTAAAATGTCTTGTCTTGTCATTGAGGTAAATGGAAACTGACTTCGGTCTTTTTGGCCCTCGTTGTCTTTGGCAAGGTCTCATCTTCAGAAACGACCTCTAACCGACTCAGCTCTTCCACCTAGAGGaccgcaaacacacacagcattattgGTAAAGTTGCTAATGTAAAAGATTTAATTATATGTTCCCAGGTTAAGCCCAGAGCTTACTGTCTGTCACTTCCCACAAGATTCAGTTTACATTATAGGTACACTGATTACTCTATacactataaatataaatggagCTGTGATGCCCACAAAGGACTTGCATCTCATTTAAAATCTTACTGTTTGCCACACACTGCTGTTAGTCAGCATAAGGTCATCCGAGGGCAGACTGTCCAAACACTGGGGCTGTTCCTTCCCTTTCTGATCACAATATTCTTTGTAGAGGTTCTCAATTGCCCTAGAGATGGCAAACGCCAAGACAATTATTAACCGAAATTACATGAAActacataaaacacatcaagctaaataaaaattacagtgATAACCATTAAAACTGAAACGTTATTAAATAAAGTGATAATTAATTtgtgaaataatgtaaatattcgGATATCAAGAGGTGTTTGGTAGAACTACTACCAGAAACATAGAATTGTGAATTTCAACCaacaaaatgttatatattcAATTACAACTACCAAACAATATCaaactcatttattttaaaaagcttgtttattatataaatatgttctTTGTGATCTGAATATGAAAAAAGCTCACAAGTGCTGAGTACAAAGCATAATAAAGATTGTACCTATAGGGACATACAGGTCCTTCAGTTTCCTCTGTGGTCTCCAAGTTGTCTTTGCGTCCTGGGACAAGGTAGCCCCAGCCATGTTTCTCCGTATAATGCAGAGGAAATCCATCCCACGTGAGGCCCATCAGCTTGGGTGTCACTCTCATCTGCAAGCTGATCAGAGTGGCTCCAGGAGACCAGTCCTCCTCCTCAGTCATCCTTACACACAGCTTCCGGTACCAGCTaacagacagaaatgtcaagAGAAAGGAGTGAAATAGCACAAGCACAATTCATGTGTGTTATTCCTGTACTCACGCTGGGTGTGCAGGCATGTGCTGTCTCCTCTTCGGCAGGCAGCTCACTGTACCCTTTAGCCACTCCACAAGCTCTCTGCTGGGGTCCTTTGTCCATTCCTCTTCCTCCGGAGGTCCTGGATCTGCAGATATTCATAAAATCAATGAATATACCACAATGGTATTAGTGTTATTGAAAGTTCAGCTTCACACAGGATCACATTAACACATGTCACCAAAGAAGAAAATATgaataacaaacaaattcaaTGTTTTAATagtttgcacatactgtatttaaagCTAAATATCTTACCCTCATCCCAGTCTTTTCTCAGGCTGCCAGGTACAGATAATGCTGCTGCTTTTTCAGCCTCCTGCTTTGCCTTCTTTCTCTTGCTCACagtcattttattctgtttaaactcCTGAACATCCCACTCTAGGTCCCAAAGCCAAGGGTCCTCCTTGTACCTTACATTATAAGTTATGCATGACTGTTCAGCTCATGGCATTTAAGAAGacaaatacatacattcattttttaacacaaaataacCCCCTTTTATAAAGTGTGCATAATTAATGACTTATTGGAAACACAAAGCTGGTCAGTACCTGTTGTCCTGCAGTAACTGACAGGCATCATCTGCAAGAATCATCAAAGATTTTTTCATTTCCCTTTGAAGCTCCTCATATGTGTCCTGGGCATCCTCCAAATACCGGTCCCAGTTCTGATTGACAGGCAAGTAACAAACACCCATCTCCAGCATTCCTGCAAGAGTCACTGGATGAGGACACCTACAGTGATACAAAAAGTTCAGTTATTAGATTAAACTAACAGTTAAATCAGGGAGAAAGATATGTACAGAGTATATGTGAAATATCATACCTTTCCATAAAGAGGGACAACTGTTGAATAAACACCTCATGAGTAGCCAGTACATCCATTGCACAATACTGCATCAGCTCCTATAAACATAAATCAGCAAAACAGTGTAATGGgtcattttataataatcacaaaatatttttataatccaTTGAATTCTAAGAACCAGCAATGGCTACGTTTCAGAACATGTGCACATATGTATAATGCTGGCTGTAGATTAAGCATGACATTTACCTGGAAATTGCTCCTAATATCACTCATGCTGCCCTTCACAAAAATATTTCTGGCCTCTTTTTCCAGAGGATCCCCTCCAACATAGAGAGCATGGACATCAGCTAGGTTATTTATACTGCTTATGTTGACCCAGTCCCAAGAACCAATCTAAGaacaacacacatacaacagatattaaattaaataattagtctTAAGCATACATCAAACATTAATATgaacttatatataaataatctttgtttttcttttgttgtatgTATCGttttaaatctattaaaatTTTCAACAATTATTGTGCAACTCCAGTATAGAGTAACAGGGCTGGTACAAGCAAACTTAAAATCTGGATTAAATATTTTCAAGTCCACAAACTGCTGGGCCCTCAGGGCGGCGTCCAAGCTTCTTCATGTGCTGCTTGACTTCATGCAGTCCTTGTCTCTTGCCAAACCTGCTGGCCATCCAGAGGGTCCGCTGAAAACCTGTCAGTCCTGAGATAGCCATGTGGAGGCTCATTGTATCCAGGAAACGCATCTTGGAGCCCTAATCATGAGCAGCATAAactgaattattaaataatgaatatttataaatcagTCAATTCATACATTAAGATAATCCAAAGAGATATAGAGCAAAGGATTAAagatcaaaaaaataaaaagatgaagaTTGTAGTAAAATGTGGAAAATTAGTATTTGGTACTTAAAACCTTGAGTGAATGTGTACCTTTAAGAGATACTGTTCTTTAATGTGCGCTCGGTCAAAGCTGACATTGTGTCCCACTACAAGTCTCTCTTTCCAGTGTCCGCCTGGAGGCCTGCTGGAGTTGGCTGCAGTCTCCAGAGGAATCAGGTCTGCTAGTGTCAATTGACTGGACCAGCTGTACCTCTCCTCAATCAGCCTTTTACTGCACCACGAATACCTAGAGCATCAGTTATCAGTTAAACATACAATTGTGTGGTTAATATCTTAAATGAAATTTTCAAGAAAAATTCATcaagataattttttttcagttttacaaATGTACCTAATACAGGGGGTCCAATCGTATCCTCAAAGGGGCAATACGGTTTAACTTTCTAACAAGTAAGCCATACCTGATTCCAATTGATTAATCAGTTTAATTAGACTAGGAGGTATGGGTCCTGTCtgtttgcaataaaaataaaactgcacGAACACTTGCTcttttgtggataagattgaaAGACCCCGTAGTTAAAGTCTACATCTCACCAAGCATTTGGAGAAACGGCCACCGCCAGTGTGGGACAGTGGCCCTCTGCCATGCAGACTTCCACATCAAACACCAGAGCATTCTCCTCTGGAAAATCCACCTTTGTATGTTCGCCACCCAGCCCAGTGTACTTCACCCAGCCCACTTCCCAAGCCCACTGTGAGGGCATTTCAGGTATTTGCGCTTCCTGCAGATCCCTCGCTGCCTCCAAGTAAGGCAGGCTTTGCGTTTGTGCAAGCTTACAAAAGTGGTCATCAATGTTTTTGCCATAAATATTTGGTAACTTCAGTTCCACATTATTCAACAGTGACGCTTCCTTTCCCCAGAGATTATGCTTCTCTAAATGTCTGATGCTTTGCTCTATGTCATGACTTGAGTATCCTACAGTTGAGGAGCGAAAAATTTGTTCGTGCAGATTCCTGGAGAGCATCTGGATGTTGAGGGGGCTCAAACGAGTCTCACTGGAGCGCTCCTGCACTTTGGGTTCACCTGCAGCTGAGCACCATTGTCTCTGCAGAGGAGCTAATGGGTATCGCCACCTCCTCCAAAGAGACACCAGACGGAGCATCTTCCCTCAGTATGCTTTAGGATGGGACATATCCTGGATACgtgatagatagatggatagtctgacagacagacagatagatggatagacagacagatagacagacatatacaTAGATAACAATCAaatttacaaatgtacacatttaaacatgatGACTTGCTATTCCTATAATGCCTGTGATCTTATCTTTAAGGCAGCAGCCAAAGGACACAGTTACAGAACAATATTACAGTATAAACTGATCACACTAACAGCGTTAGAGTGTAAACTTCAGCACacctataatataatataattcacaGATATCCGTCTGCTaatgcaataataaaaacatatggATTTAATCATCTTTAAGTTTCTCACCAGATTTTTAACTCTAACGTGTTTAGGTCGTGTTTTAACTTTAACTCGCGACTCAATAACATCACACAACATCGAGTAAGAAGCCATTTTGGCTGAAACCGCTCCACATTTTCCACAGCGACACCGTGTGGCTAAGCGTGGTAACTATTCTGGAACATTTTAGtagatagtaataataattcttattacAAACCCTTTTTTTTACCATGTAACAAGTTACAAGTTACAAACTGCAATAGAGCATTGCATAATATGcagatatatacatattatgtatatatctgcatatatatattatataacttcCGGTTCTCACAACGACTAAACGAGAAACTTTGAAGCGTTCCTTACAGGCCtcgtggcctaatggataaggcgTCTGACTTCGGATCAGAAGATTGCAGGTTCGAGTCCTGCCGGGGTcgtaatttttctttttaagatcTTCttctaataaacacatttagtcCCCCGAGTAAGAGTCATAAATATCAAGTTATTCGTGTCGGAAGTTtgggaaaatgtatttaattaatacaatatttgtttactaattatttttatttaagaggAAAAAGCTTTCTTTTCGTAAAAGCCTTCGTATCACTCgggatttatatttttttaatgttctaatGGATCACTTAAATACCAtgaacatatatacatatcCTTACAGACCTTTATATGTTTGCAATTTGTATTGCTGTACATACATCAAATTTTAGAGTTTGTTCTGAATAAGAGGAACTGCCAATTCGCCAAAAATGTAAAC contains:
- the polg gene encoding DNA polymerase subunit gamma-1, with protein sequence MLRLVSLWRRWRYPLAPLQRQWCSAAGEPKVQERSSETRLSPLNIQMLSRNLHEQIFRSSTVGYSSHDIEQSIRHLEKHNLWGKEASLLNNVELKLPNIYGKNIDDHFCKLAQTQSLPYLEAARDLQEAQIPEMPSQWAWEVGWVKYTGLGGEHTKVDFPEENALVFDVEVCMAEGHCPTLAVAVSPNAWYSWCSKRLIEERYSWSSQLTLADLIPLETAANSSRPPGGHWKERLVVGHNVSFDRAHIKEQYLLKGSKMRFLDTMSLHMAISGLTGFQRTLWMASRFGKRQGLHEVKQHMKKLGRRPEGPAIGSWDWVNISSINNLADVHALYVGGDPLEKEARNIFVKGSMSDIRSNFQELMQYCAMDVLATHEVFIQQLSLFMERCPHPVTLAGMLEMGVCYLPVNQNWDRYLEDAQDTYEELQREMKKSLMILADDACQLLQDNRYKEDPWLWDLEWDVQEFKQNKMTVSKRKKAKQEAEKAAALSVPGSLRKDWDEDPGPPEEEEWTKDPSRELVEWLKGTVSCLPKRRQHMPAHPAWYRKLCVRMTEEEDWSPGATLISLQMRVTPKLMGLTWDGFPLHYTEKHGWGYLVPGRKDNLETTEETEGPVCPYRAIENLYKEYCDQKGKEQPQCLDSLPSDDLMLTNSSVWQTVEELSRLEVVSEDETLPKTTRAKKTESLDSSHECPYHHGNGPYNDVNIPGCWFFKLPHKDGNENNVGSPFSKDFLSKMEDGTLQAGRGEANAARALEINKMISFWRNAHKRISSQMVVWLRRGELPRNVIKHNDYSEEGQYGAIIPQVITAGTVTRRAVEPTWLTASNARRDRVGSELKAMVQVPPGYHLVGSDVDSQELWIAAVLGESHFAGMHGCTAFGWMTLQGKKSQGTDLHSRTADAVGISREHAKVFNYGRIYGAGQPFAERLLMQFNHRLSQAEAASKACQMYALTKGLRRYYPSEEGEWLIKELGVDVKRDEDGTVSREELRRISKLLGQRSRNKKKWNIFGRRVWTGGTESEMFNKLESIAHSKQPATPVLGCRISRALEPDAVKDEFITSRVNWVVQSSAVDYLHLMLVAMKWLMEEYDIDGRFCISIHDEVRYLVKSEDRYRAALALQITNLLTRCMFAYKLGMNDLPQSVAFFSAVDIDKCLRKEVNMDCVTPSNPTGLERRFGLAQGEALDVYQIIEVTKGSLAKGK